A genome region from Thermomonospora amylolytica includes the following:
- a CDS encoding DUF4328 domain-containing protein: MPCALCGDIIPSQVARCPACGAWTRRRDFRAVGVAVFMLLGFNAFIAFGAGISLLRMNRPLAELTRDGYDAVATAQALAPYADVFTISTVLGAITGVLYLAWLWRAAGQAAGPRPYPRRWVVLGWLIPVVNLVLPPRIVHDVWVSSGRFSVAGRHSVGVLVGAWWVSLLAAVGLGQAFPNGAESLPEARFSVHLGVAAAACHALAAALCMVSVFQITRLQLDRPVAT, translated from the coding sequence ATGCCGTGTGCGCTGTGCGGCGACATCATCCCCTCACAGGTCGCCCGGTGCCCGGCCTGCGGCGCCTGGACGCGACGGCGTGACTTCCGCGCCGTCGGCGTCGCGGTGTTCATGCTGCTGGGCTTCAACGCGTTCATCGCCTTCGGCGCGGGGATCAGCCTGCTGCGGATGAACCGGCCGCTGGCCGAGCTGACCAGGGACGGCTACGACGCCGTCGCCACCGCGCAGGCGCTGGCCCCGTACGCGGACGTGTTCACCATCTCCACGGTGCTGGGCGCCATCACCGGCGTGCTGTACCTGGCGTGGCTGTGGCGGGCGGCCGGGCAGGCCGCCGGGCCGCGCCCCTACCCCCGGCGCTGGGTGGTGCTCGGCTGGCTGATCCCGGTGGTCAACCTGGTGCTGCCGCCCCGGATCGTGCACGACGTGTGGGTGAGCAGCGGCCGGTTCAGCGTGGCCGGGCGGCACTCGGTGGGCGTGCTGGTGGGCGCCTGGTGGGTCAGCCTGCTGGCCGCGGTCGGGCTGGGCCAGGCGTTCCCGAACGGCGCCGAGAGCCTGCCGGAGGCCCGGTTCAGCGTGCATCTGGGCGTCGCGGCGGCGGCCTGCCACGCGCTGGCGGCGGCGCTGTGCATGGTGTCGGTCTTCCAGATCACCCGGCTGCAGCTGGACCGTCCCGTGGCGACCTGA
- a CDS encoding cobyric acid synthase — MNGALLVAGTTSDAGKSVLTAGLCRWLVRQGVRVAPFKAQNMSLNSMVTADGAEIGRAQAMQAQAARIEPTAHMNPVLLKPGSDRRSQVVLLGRPVADVDALEYRDHKRRLRDVALESLRILRDQYDVVICEGAGSPAEINLRDGDIANMGLARAAGLPVLVVGDIDRGGVFAALYGTVALLEPADQALVAGFVINKFRGAMDLLEPGLRQLESLTGRPTYGVLPWLDGAQIDAEDSLSLNAPPPDAGTPHGAETLRVAVVRLPRISNFTDIDALACEPGVAIRYATTPGELADADLVVLPGSRATVSDLAWLRARGIADEIVRRAHRGAPVLGVCGGYQMLAEEIVDEVESGAGRVDGLGLLPVRVEFAPGKTLGRPTGTAYGHPVSAYEIHHGVATVRDGARPFLDGCRVGSVWGTTWHGALENDGFRRAFLREVADVAGRDFTPAPDVSFGALREARLDALGDLVERHLDTAALWRLIERGAPAGLPVVPPGGP, encoded by the coding sequence TTGAACGGTGCGCTGCTGGTCGCCGGAACGACCTCGGACGCGGGCAAGAGCGTGCTGACCGCCGGGCTGTGCCGCTGGCTGGTCCGCCAGGGCGTGCGGGTGGCCCCGTTCAAGGCCCAGAACATGTCGCTGAACTCGATGGTCACCGCCGACGGCGCGGAGATCGGCCGCGCCCAGGCGATGCAGGCGCAGGCGGCCCGGATCGAGCCCACCGCCCACATGAACCCGGTGCTGCTCAAACCCGGCAGCGACCGCCGCAGCCAGGTCGTGCTGCTCGGCAGGCCGGTCGCCGACGTGGACGCCCTGGAGTACCGCGACCACAAGCGGCGGCTGCGCGACGTCGCCCTGGAGAGCCTGCGGATCCTCCGCGACCAGTACGACGTGGTGATCTGCGAGGGCGCCGGCAGCCCCGCCGAGATCAACCTGCGCGACGGCGACATCGCCAACATGGGCCTGGCGCGGGCCGCCGGGCTGCCGGTGCTGGTGGTCGGCGACATCGACCGCGGCGGGGTGTTCGCCGCCCTCTACGGAACGGTCGCCCTGCTGGAACCCGCGGACCAGGCCCTCGTCGCCGGGTTCGTCATCAACAAGTTCCGGGGCGCGATGGACCTGCTGGAGCCGGGCCTGCGCCAGCTCGAGAGCCTGACCGGCCGCCCCACCTACGGCGTGCTGCCCTGGCTGGACGGCGCCCAGATCGACGCCGAGGACAGCCTCAGCCTGAACGCCCCGCCCCCGGACGCGGGAACCCCGCATGGCGCCGAGACCCTGCGCGTCGCCGTCGTGCGGCTGCCGAGGATCTCCAACTTCACCGACATCGACGCCCTCGCCTGCGAGCCCGGCGTCGCGATCCGGTACGCCACCACCCCCGGCGAGCTGGCCGACGCCGACCTGGTCGTGCTCCCCGGCTCCCGCGCCACCGTCTCCGACCTGGCCTGGCTCCGGGCCCGGGGCATCGCCGACGAGATCGTCCGCCGCGCGCACCGCGGAGCCCCCGTCCTGGGCGTCTGCGGCGGCTACCAGATGCTCGCCGAGGAGATCGTCGACGAGGTCGAGTCCGGCGCGGGCCGGGTCGACGGCCTGGGCCTGCTCCCGGTGCGGGTGGAGTTCGCCCCCGGCAAGACCCTCGGGCGGCCCACCGGCACCGCCTACGGTCACCCGGTGTCGGCCTATGAGATCCATCACGGCGTCGCCACCGTCCGCGACGGCGCGCGTCCGTTCCTGGACGGCTGCCGGGTCGGTAGCGTGTGGGGCACCACCTGGCACGGCGCGCTGGAGAACGACGGCTTCCGCCGGGCGTTCCTGCGGGAGGTCGCCGACGTGGCCGGACGTGACTTCACGCCCGCCCCGGACGTGTCCTTCGGCGCGCTGCGCGAGGCCCGGCTGGACGCGCTCGGCGACCTGGTCGAGCGGCATCTCGACACCGCCGCGCTGTGGCGGCTGATCGAGCGCGGCGCCCCCGCCGGCCTGCCGGTGGTGCCCCCGGGCGGTCCGTGA
- a CDS encoding class I SAM-dependent methyltransferase — protein MTVPERLAWAVDVLDVRPGDRLLEIGCGRGVAAALVCERLDDGHLTAIDRSATAIEAARRRNAGHVAAGRASFEQVSLEEADLAGRRFDKIFAVNVNHFWVRDPSRELERLRRALSPGGALHLFYDPPSDAKAAEVAAGTSAALTRCGLTPAVLRRDRLLCVTARP, from the coding sequence ATGACGGTGCCCGAACGGCTGGCGTGGGCCGTGGACGTGCTGGACGTGCGGCCCGGCGACCGGCTGCTGGAGATCGGCTGCGGGCGCGGGGTGGCCGCGGCGCTGGTGTGCGAACGGCTGGACGACGGCCATCTGACCGCGATCGACCGTTCGGCGACGGCGATCGAGGCGGCCCGGCGGCGGAACGCCGGGCACGTCGCGGCGGGCCGGGCCTCGTTCGAGCAGGTCAGCCTGGAGGAGGCGGACCTGGCCGGCCGCCGCTTCGACAAGATCTTCGCCGTCAACGTCAACCACTTCTGGGTCCGCGACCCGTCCCGCGAACTGGAACGGCTCCGCCGGGCCCTGTCACCCGGCGGCGCGCTCCACCTCTTCTACGACCCGCCCTCGGACGCCAAGGCCGCCGAGGTCGCCGCCGGGACCAGCGCCGCCCTGACCCGCTGCGGCCTCACCCCGGCCGTCCTCCGGCGGGACCGCCTGCTGTGCGTCACGGCCCGCCCGTGA
- a CDS encoding class F sortase: MTGRFTAAAGRRVLGTAAGVLLTASLLAACGGEDGAAPSGPASSAPPAAGQGTTPAAGVVPLGESRPTRIAIPKIGVSAPVEGVGLLPDGRVQEPPLSRPNLAGWYSEGVTPGEAGPSVILGHVDANKKPAVFYRLKELAEGDRIQVTRQDGSTVTFAVTELRRVDKNAFPHRQVFGEELDHSALRLVTCGGAFDPQSGHYKDNLIVYAKMVAA, translated from the coding sequence TTGACCGGACGCTTCACCGCGGCCGCCGGCCGCCGTGTCCTGGGCACGGCGGCCGGCGTGCTGCTCACCGCATCCCTGCTGGCCGCCTGCGGCGGCGAGGACGGCGCCGCCCCCTCCGGCCCGGCGTCCTCGGCGCCCCCGGCCGCCGGCCAGGGCACCACCCCGGCGGCCGGCGTCGTGCCGCTGGGCGAGTCCCGGCCCACCCGGATCGCCATCCCCAAGATCGGCGTCTCGGCCCCGGTGGAGGGGGTCGGGCTGCTGCCCGACGGCCGGGTGCAGGAGCCGCCGCTGTCGCGGCCCAACCTGGCCGGCTGGTACTCCGAGGGCGTGACCCCGGGCGAGGCCGGACCCTCGGTCATCCTGGGGCACGTCGACGCCAACAAGAAGCCGGCGGTGTTCTACCGGCTCAAGGAGCTGGCCGAGGGCGACCGGATCCAGGTGACCCGCCAGGACGGGTCCACCGTGACGTTCGCCGTCACCGAACTGCGGCGGGTGGACAAGAACGCGTTCCCGCACCGGCAGGTCTTCGGCGAGGAACTGGACCATTCGGCGCTGCGCCTGGTGACCTGCGGAGGCGCTTTCGACCCGCAGTCCGGCCACTACAAGGACAACCTCATCGTCTACGCGAAGATGGTGGCCGCCTGA
- a CDS encoding MFS transporter — MSADPTPARSRWLALVLLCAASMMIILDGTIVTVALPAIQADLGLSASGLAWVVNAYLIPFAGLLLLAGRLGDLVGRKRVFLAGMALFTLASLLCGLATSEELLIAARFLQGAGGALASAVGLGMVVLLFPEPRERARAIGAYASVGAAGASVGLVAGGVLTDALDWHWIFFVNVPVGVVAGGLAVRVLAADRGLGLRRGADVLGAALVTAGLMLAVYTIVETERQGWTSARTLGLGALALALLTGFVIRQATAAQPLLRLRVLRSRNVAAANLVQLLTVAGMFGFQFIVALYMQQVLGYGAARTGWGMFPTALVIGLVSLFVSVRLTARFGARAVLSAGLVLIAAGLGWLSQAPHDGAYAVHLLGPMLVASLGAGLALPSMAGLGMSDATEEDSGVVSGLFNTTQQVGAAFGSATLITLSAGRAEDLRAAGTSAAEALTAGHTLAFAIGAGLALLSLVISVTVPRTRRAPSAGSAPAAGARQPIDA, encoded by the coding sequence ATGTCCGCCGACCCGACCCCCGCGCGCTCCCGATGGCTCGCCCTGGTCCTGCTCTGCGCCGCCTCGATGATGATCATCCTGGACGGGACGATCGTCACCGTGGCGCTGCCCGCCATCCAGGCCGACCTGGGCCTGTCGGCCTCCGGGCTGGCCTGGGTGGTCAACGCCTACCTGATCCCGTTCGCCGGGCTGCTGCTGCTGGCCGGCCGGCTGGGCGACCTGGTCGGCCGCAAGAGGGTGTTCCTGGCCGGGATGGCCCTGTTCACGCTGGCCTCGCTGCTGTGCGGGCTGGCGACCTCCGAGGAACTGCTGATCGCCGCCAGGTTCCTGCAGGGCGCCGGGGGCGCGCTGGCCTCGGCGGTGGGGCTCGGCATGGTGGTGCTGCTGTTCCCCGAGCCCCGCGAACGGGCCCGTGCGATCGGCGCGTACGCCTCCGTGGGCGCGGCCGGGGCCTCCGTCGGCCTGGTCGCCGGGGGAGTGCTCACCGACGCGCTGGACTGGCACTGGATCTTCTTCGTGAACGTGCCGGTGGGCGTGGTCGCCGGCGGGCTGGCGGTGCGGGTGCTGGCCGCCGACCGGGGCCTGGGGCTGCGCCGCGGAGCCGACGTGCTGGGCGCCGCGCTGGTCACCGCCGGGTTGATGCTCGCCGTCTACACCATCGTCGAGACGGAACGGCAGGGCTGGACCTCGGCGCGGACCCTCGGCCTGGGCGCGCTCGCCCTGGCGCTGCTGACCGGCTTCGTGATCCGCCAGGCCACCGCCGCCCAGCCGCTGCTGCGGCTGCGGGTGCTGCGCTCGCGGAACGTCGCCGCCGCGAACCTGGTCCAGTTGCTCACCGTCGCCGGCATGTTCGGCTTCCAGTTCATCGTCGCCCTCTACATGCAGCAGGTCCTGGGGTACGGGGCGGCGCGGACCGGCTGGGGGATGTTCCCCACCGCGCTGGTGATCGGCCTGGTGTCGCTGTTCGTCTCCGTCCGGCTGACCGCCCGGTTCGGCGCGCGGGCGGTGCTGTCGGCCGGGCTGGTGCTGATCGCCGCCGGGCTGGGATGGCTGTCCCAGGCCCCGCACGACGGCGCGTACGCGGTCCACCTGCTCGGCCCGATGCTGGTGGCCTCCCTGGGCGCGGGGCTGGCGCTGCCGTCGATGGCCGGGCTGGGCATGTCGGACGCCACCGAGGAGGACTCCGGGGTGGTCTCCGGGCTGTTCAACACCACCCAGCAGGTCGGCGCGGCGTTCGGCTCGGCCACCCTGATCACCCTGTCGGCGGGCCGCGCCGAGGACCTGCGGGCCGCCGGGACGTCGGCCGCCGAGGCGCTGACCGCCGGCCACACCCTGGCGTTCGCCATCGGCGCGGGCCTGGCCCTGCTGTCCCTGGTGATCTCGGTCACCGTGCCGCGGACCCGGCGGGCGCCCTCGGCCGGCTCCGCGCCGGCCGCCGGGGCCCGCCAGCCGATCGATGCCTGA
- a CDS encoding sulfite exporter TauE/SafE family protein, protein MADLDFLLIGGLAALLGAIVQSSVGLGVGLVAAPVVTLLYPSLMPGAILVAAVVLPLATLSRELRHADLRGLGWAFGGRIAGTPLGVWVVAAVPLRMLGVLVGAMVLAALGVTLWSRRVPRNPATLTAAGLVAGATGTASAIGGPPIALLYQRESGPRVRATLAVFFTVGALLSLVTLAAVGRLPGEQVTAGLALTPFVLAGFVLAGPLRRFLDGGHMRVAVTAVVGLSAVVLIVRNLL, encoded by the coding sequence ATGGCCGACCTGGACTTCCTGCTGATCGGCGGGCTGGCCGCGCTGCTCGGCGCGATCGTGCAGAGCAGCGTCGGGCTCGGTGTGGGACTGGTCGCCGCGCCCGTCGTCACGCTGCTGTACCCGTCGCTGATGCCCGGCGCGATCCTGGTGGCGGCGGTGGTGCTGCCGCTGGCCACGCTGTCCCGGGAGTTGCGGCACGCCGATCTGCGCGGCCTGGGCTGGGCGTTCGGCGGGCGGATCGCCGGCACCCCGCTGGGGGTGTGGGTGGTCGCCGCGGTGCCGCTGCGGATGCTCGGGGTGCTGGTCGGCGCGATGGTGCTGGCCGCGCTCGGGGTCACGCTGTGGTCGAGGCGGGTGCCGCGCAACCCGGCCACGCTGACGGCGGCCGGGCTGGTGGCCGGGGCCACCGGGACCGCCTCGGCGATCGGCGGCCCGCCGATCGCCCTGCTGTACCAGCGGGAGAGCGGCCCGCGGGTGCGCGCGACGCTGGCCGTCTTCTTCACGGTGGGGGCGCTGCTGTCGCTGGTCACCCTGGCCGCCGTCGGGCGGCTCCCGGGCGAGCAGGTGACGGCGGGGCTGGCGCTGACCCCGTTCGTGCTGGCCGGTTTCGTGCTGGCGGGGCCGTTGCGGCGTTTTCTCGACGGCGGTCACATGCGGGTCGCCGTCACCGCCGTGGTGGGCCTGTCGGCGGTCGTCCTGATCGTGCGCAACCTGCTCTAG
- a CDS encoding cupin domain-containing protein: MIEVKTLDKPDERRDFPRGHLELVQLTGLVFGMATFEPGWRWSESVKPIAGTDLCEFHHNLYCVQGRMRVRMKDGSEQEIGAGDIAVVPPGHDAWVLGDEACVMYDFSGGIDDYAKARTT, encoded by the coding sequence ATGATCGAAGTGAAGACCCTCGACAAGCCCGACGAGCGCCGGGACTTCCCACGGGGGCACCTGGAACTGGTCCAGCTCACCGGCCTGGTCTTCGGGATGGCCACATTCGAGCCCGGCTGGCGCTGGTCGGAGTCGGTCAAGCCGATCGCGGGCACCGACCTGTGCGAGTTCCACCACAACCTCTACTGCGTTCAGGGCCGGATGCGGGTCCGCATGAAGGACGGCAGCGAGCAGGAGATCGGAGCCGGCGACATCGCCGTCGTCCCGCCCGGCCACGACGCCTGGGTGCTCGGCGACGAGGCCTGCGTGATGTACGACTTCTCCGGAGGCATCGACGACTACGCCAAGGCCAGGACCACCTGA
- a CDS encoding cobalamin biosynthesis protein, which yields MPGSSRALGLLAGVALDAVFADPRRGHPVAAFGRAASALERRMYADSRRRGIAYTALLVGAAAATGVAAERLARTPSARTALTAVATWAVLGGTSLGREGNAMATALEADDIDAARARLSHLCARDPAGLKAADLARATVESVAENTSDAVVAPLVWGAVAGVPGLLAYRAVNTLDAMVGYRNDRYGNFGWASARLDDLANWAPARLTAVLTVACAPLAGGGPRDAYATMRRDGAAHPSPNAGRCEAAFAGALGVRLGGVNVYGGRTEHRPELGDGAPPETEDIRRAVRLSRAVGLAAAAVCAAAALTRWRRR from the coding sequence ATGCCCGGCTCGTCTAGGGCGCTGGGGCTGCTGGCCGGTGTCGCGCTGGACGCGGTCTTCGCGGACCCTCGGCGCGGCCACCCCGTCGCGGCGTTCGGCAGGGCGGCGAGCGCGCTGGAACGCCGCATGTACGCGGACTCCAGGCGGCGCGGCATCGCCTACACCGCCCTCCTGGTGGGGGCCGCCGCGGCCACCGGTGTCGCGGCCGAACGCCTGGCCCGCACCCCCTCGGCGAGAACGGCCCTCACCGCCGTCGCCACCTGGGCCGTTCTGGGCGGTACGTCCCTCGGCCGGGAGGGGAACGCCATGGCGACGGCGCTGGAGGCGGACGACATCGACGCCGCCCGCGCCCGCCTGTCCCACCTGTGCGCCCGCGACCCCGCCGGGCTGAAGGCCGCGGACCTGGCCCGCGCCACCGTGGAGTCCGTCGCCGAGAACACCTCCGACGCCGTCGTCGCCCCCCTCGTGTGGGGTGCGGTGGCGGGAGTGCCGGGGCTGCTGGCGTACCGGGCCGTCAACACCCTCGACGCGATGGTCGGCTACCGCAACGACCGGTACGGGAACTTCGGCTGGGCCTCCGCACGCCTGGACGACCTGGCCAACTGGGCGCCCGCCCGCCTCACCGCCGTCCTCACCGTGGCCTGCGCGCCCCTCGCCGGGGGCGGCCCGCGCGACGCGTACGCCACCATGCGCAGGGACGGCGCCGCCCACCCCAGCCCCAACGCCGGACGCTGCGAGGCCGCGTTCGCCGGAGCGCTCGGCGTCCGCCTCGGCGGCGTCAACGTCTACGGCGGCAGGACCGAGCACCGCCCGGAACTGGGCGACGGCGCCCCGCCGGAGACCGAGGACATCCGCCGTGCCGTCCGCCTGTCCCGGGCGGTCGGCCTCGCCGCCGCGGCCGTCTGCGCGGCGGCCGCCCTGACGCGCTGGAGACGACGTTGA
- a CDS encoding DUF1444 family protein, with protein MRQSRHSAVPPRAEALAQIVPVMRARVPVRMQLEFPLPDGELPIAEPFTGDLLVGYAFDRPEGELERLAPRHCARLGVQPAELRERAVANLRVRRPEVSFTWYPDARAVSVSAGGDLEAALVLDDGFVEKLGQDVDGDLVVALPARDLFVATGTGHPDGIDKLRWVVDQIWADERYLPPEGERIAGLPPGGPVPGRASLLLTRELLVRRGNSWEIVA; from the coding sequence ATGAGGCAGTCCCGGCACAGCGCCGTCCCGCCCCGGGCGGAGGCGCTCGCCCAGATCGTTCCGGTGATGCGGGCGCGCGTTCCGGTGCGGATGCAGCTGGAGTTCCCGCTGCCGGACGGCGAACTGCCGATCGCCGAGCCGTTCACCGGCGACCTGCTGGTGGGGTACGCGTTCGACCGGCCCGAGGGGGAACTGGAGCGGCTCGCCCCCCGGCACTGCGCCCGGCTCGGGGTGCAGCCCGCCGAGCTGCGCGAACGCGCGGTGGCCAACCTGCGGGTGCGCCGCCCCGAGGTGTCGTTCACCTGGTATCCGGACGCGCGGGCGGTGTCGGTGAGCGCGGGCGGCGACCTGGAGGCCGCGCTCGTCCTCGACGACGGGTTCGTGGAGAAGCTGGGCCAGGACGTCGACGGCGACCTGGTGGTGGCGCTGCCCGCCCGCGACCTGTTCGTGGCGACCGGCACCGGGCATCCGGACGGGATCGACAAGCTCCGCTGGGTGGTCGACCAGATCTGGGCCGACGAGCGCTACCTGCCGCCCGAGGGGGAGCGGATCGCGGGGCTGCCGCCGGGCGGGCCGGTGCCCGGCCGGGCGTCGCTGCTGCTCACCCGGGAACTGCTGGTGCGCCGCGGAAATTCGTGGGAAATCGTCGCATGA
- a CDS encoding DUF6504 family protein yields the protein MARVFGDPVQVAVCGGRPVRFVWRDRPYRVLRVLEHWVTTRDWWREQHTGDPFWENPGEREFWRVEATPAEEVGVYELRHEPSDDAWTLSRMWDWARGPRRHVMKSPKRNDRRKIVCNKTICYCRLRRRSEGDDRCPPTRPPRAPDGSPWSCSAPPR from the coding sequence ATGGCGCGCGTGTTCGGGGATCCGGTCCAGGTGGCCGTGTGCGGCGGCCGGCCGGTCAGGTTCGTCTGGCGCGACCGGCCCTACCGGGTGCTGCGGGTGCTGGAGCACTGGGTCACCACCCGGGACTGGTGGCGCGAGCAGCACACCGGCGACCCGTTCTGGGAGAACCCGGGGGAGCGCGAATTCTGGCGGGTGGAGGCGACCCCCGCCGAGGAGGTCGGGGTGTACGAGCTGCGGCACGAGCCCTCCGACGACGCCTGGACCCTCTCGCGGATGTGGGACTGGGCCCGCGGGCCGCGCCGTCACGTCATGAAGAGTCCGAAGCGGAATGATCGCCGGAAGATAGTCTGTAACAAAACTATCTGCTACTGTCGTCTCCGTCGTCGCAGCGAAGGAGATGACCGATGTCCGCCGACCCGACCCCCGCGCGCTCCCGATGGCTCGCCCTGGTCCTGCTCTGCGCCGCCTCGATGA
- a CDS encoding serine/threonine-protein kinase, which produces MTPIGDPLHPDDPRELGPYRLQARLGRGGMGTVLLGADPAGRRVAVKVINRELAGEPAFRERFRREVTAARQVRRFCTAPVLDAELDRDPLYVVTEYIEGPSLERAVAERGPLPGSDLEGLAVGVATALAAIHGAGIVHRDLKPANVLLSATGPRVIDFGIARALDAADGPTRTGQFVGTPSYLPPELLRGEPVTPASDVFSWGCVIVYAGTGRTPFGGSTVPEILYKVAHSEPRLDGLDPALRDLVAAALDKDPRKRPTVQDLLARLVGQERPDPARLAETLQASWHGPAAHGMHPQTAAHGAHPRTAPHGAMPTRADDVPPRPRRRGPLLGAVAAVTALAVAAGTVAWFALRSGEQEAPAVSSLDKVLLNDNFNDPQSGWEPGVFNDRYKDGHYTLPVTSIVDTSAWSRTPVKETLPKSIVTDVKVRVDSEGGNAEGGVYCGRDDLWYELLLRRDGTARVRKVTKERGLELGSPAKTTIDPKAFNRVTARCAQGEGEMTLTLWVNGRRLVEVTDRDRPPLPVDQVGLVANRLSTKEPGLTAVFDDYTLGGSGR; this is translated from the coding sequence ATGACCCCGATCGGTGACCCGCTCCACCCGGACGACCCCCGTGAACTGGGCCCGTACCGCCTGCAGGCGCGGCTGGGCCGCGGCGGCATGGGCACGGTGCTGCTCGGCGCGGACCCGGCCGGACGCCGGGTGGCGGTCAAGGTGATCAACCGCGAGCTGGCCGGGGAGCCGGCGTTCCGGGAACGGTTCCGCCGCGAGGTGACCGCCGCCCGGCAGGTCCGCCGGTTCTGCACCGCGCCGGTGCTGGACGCCGAACTGGACCGCGACCCGCTGTACGTGGTCACCGAGTACATCGAGGGACCCAGCCTGGAGCGCGCGGTGGCCGAGCGCGGCCCGCTGCCCGGCTCGGACCTGGAGGGCCTGGCGGTGGGGGTGGCGACCGCGCTGGCGGCCATCCACGGCGCCGGGATCGTGCACCGCGACCTCAAGCCCGCCAACGTGCTGCTGTCGGCCACCGGCCCGCGGGTGATCGACTTCGGCATCGCCCGGGCGCTGGACGCCGCCGACGGGCCCACCCGCACCGGCCAGTTCGTCGGCACCCCCAGCTACCTGCCGCCGGAACTGCTGCGCGGCGAGCCGGTCACCCCGGCCTCGGACGTGTTCTCCTGGGGCTGCGTGATCGTGTACGCGGGCACCGGGCGGACCCCGTTCGGCGGCAGCACGGTCCCGGAGATCCTCTACAAGGTCGCGCACTCCGAGCCCCGGCTGGACGGGCTGGACCCGGCCCTGCGGGACCTGGTGGCCGCCGCGCTCGACAAGGACCCGCGCAAGCGGCCCACCGTCCAGGACCTGCTGGCCCGGCTGGTCGGCCAGGAACGGCCCGACCCGGCGCGCCTGGCCGAGACCCTGCAGGCCTCCTGGCACGGCCCGGCCGCTCACGGCATGCACCCGCAGACCGCCGCCCACGGCGCGCATCCCCGGACCGCTCCCCACGGGGCGATGCCGACCCGGGCCGACGACGTTCCGCCGCGGCCCCGGCGGCGCGGGCCGCTGCTGGGGGCGGTGGCCGCGGTCACCGCGCTGGCGGTCGCCGCGGGAACGGTCGCCTGGTTCGCGCTGCGGTCCGGCGAGCAGGAGGCTCCGGCGGTGAGCTCGCTGGACAAGGTGCTGCTCAACGACAACTTCAACGACCCGCAGTCCGGGTGGGAGCCCGGCGTGTTCAACGACCGCTACAAGGACGGCCACTACACGCTGCCGGTCACCAGCATCGTCGACACCTCGGCCTGGTCACGGACGCCGGTGAAGGAGACGCTGCCCAAGTCGATCGTCACCGACGTCAAGGTCCGCGTCGACTCCGAGGGCGGCAACGCCGAGGGCGGGGTCTACTGCGGTCGCGACGACCTGTGGTACGAGCTGCTGCTGCGGCGCGACGGCACCGCCCGCGTCCGCAAGGTCACCAAGGAACGCGGCCTGGAGCTGGGCTCGCCCGCCAAGACCACGATCGACCCCAAGGCGTTCAACCGGGTCACGGCGCGCTGCGCCCAGGGCGAGGGCGAGATGACGCTGACGCTGTGGGTGAACGGCAGGCGGCTGGTCGAGGTCACCGACCGCGACCGGCCGCCGCTGCCGGTGGACCAGGTCGGGCTGGTCGCCAACCGGCTGTCCACCAAGGAGCCCGGCCTGACGGCGGTCTTCGACGACTACACGCTGGGCGGCTCGGGCAGGTAG
- a CDS encoding alpha/beta hydrolase, translating into MDVSVDVLGPEYEAIVLPMGEDSEGEVVATLVRRRATDPCRRAVLYVHGFVDYFFQKHLADFYVERGFDFYALDLRKYGRSLLPHQTPNFIHSISEYFAEIDEAVRIIREEDGHDVLLVNAHSTGGLTTSLWADRVRGRGLVQGLFLNSPFFDMNIPAPVRIAGDVFSRTLRARWPKAKLPAPPAGIYVRSLHRDHDGEWEFDLEWKPMFGFPVRAAWLAAIRRAHARVHAGLEIDVPVLVMASTRSARGRAAAEAVSVADVVLDVDHIVRWAPKLGPHVTLVRIKDGVHDLVLSNKEARDQVFTELDRWIRGYLPEPPSV; encoded by the coding sequence ATGGACGTTTCGGTGGACGTGCTCGGACCGGAGTACGAGGCGATCGTGCTGCCGATGGGGGAGGACTCCGAGGGGGAGGTCGTCGCCACGCTGGTGCGGCGGCGGGCCACCGACCCCTGCCGGCGGGCGGTGCTGTACGTGCACGGCTTCGTGGACTACTTCTTCCAGAAGCACCTGGCCGACTTCTACGTGGAACGCGGGTTCGACTTCTACGCGCTGGACCTGCGCAAGTACGGCCGGTCCCTGCTGCCCCACCAGACGCCCAACTTCATCCACAGCATCAGCGAGTACTTCGCCGAGATCGATGAGGCGGTGCGGATCATCCGCGAGGAGGACGGGCACGACGTGCTGCTGGTCAACGCCCACTCGACCGGCGGGCTGACCACCTCGCTGTGGGCCGACCGGGTCAGGGGCAGGGGGCTGGTGCAGGGCCTGTTCCTCAACAGCCCGTTCTTCGACATGAACATCCCCGCGCCGGTCCGGATCGCGGGCGACGTGTTCTCCAGGACGCTGCGCGCCCGCTGGCCCAAGGCCAAGCTGCCCGCGCCCCCGGCCGGCATCTACGTCCGCAGCCTGCACCGCGACCACGACGGCGAGTGGGAGTTCGACCTGGAGTGGAAGCCGATGTTCGGGTTCCCGGTGCGGGCGGCCTGGCTGGCGGCGATCCGGCGGGCGCACGCCCGGGTGCACGCCGGCCTGGAGATCGACGTGCCGGTGCTGGTGATGGCCTCCACCCGCAGCGCCCGGGGCAGGGCCGCGGCGGAGGCGGTGTCGGTCGCCGACGTGGTGCTGGACGTGGACCACATCGTCCGCTGGGCGCCCAAGCTGGGCCCGCACGTGACGCTGGTGCGGATCAAGGACGGCGTCCACGACCTGGTGCTGTCCAACAAGGAGGCCCGCGACCAGGTGTTCACCGAGCTGGACCGGTGGATCCGCGGCTACCTGCCCGAGCCGCCCAGCGTGTAG